A genomic segment from Halogeometricum sp. S3BR5-2 encodes:
- a CDS encoding phenylalanine--tRNA ligase subunit alpha, with translation MRLPESQVAVLNAASATDERTIERLADETGLKPETVTQAAFELREDGYVAVAETEVVEYELTEEGREYVADGLPEVRLYRAAVEAGAADDPVSMGQVIGASGLGGPEVDIALANFGRKGYGAIDAGELSADADADAESDPEATVLVALADGEDVDDADEETLEQLVSRNLVDRREETVRSVTVTDEGVTLLMEGVEAAETVDRLTPEMLTSGEWEDVEFTEYNVEADAPEARGGKTHILRQTADRVKDVLVGMGFQEMEGPHADADFWINDCLFMPQDHPARTHWDRFALDVPPIEELPEDLVDRVEDAHRRGVGPDGDGYHSPWSEDFSRAIALRGHTTSLSMRYLSGHEVGELEPPQRYFSVEKVYRNDTLDPTHLLEFYQIEGWVMADDLSVRDLMGTFEEFYAQFGITDIQFKPHYNPYTEPSFELFGRHPETGELIEIGNSGMFRDEVLEPLGVECDVMAWGLALERLLMLMYGFDDIRDVHGTMSDIELLRETEVLK, from the coding sequence ATGAGATTACCCGAATCACAGGTCGCGGTGCTGAACGCCGCGAGCGCGACGGACGAACGGACTATCGAGCGTCTCGCCGACGAGACGGGACTGAAACCGGAGACGGTGACGCAGGCCGCCTTCGAACTCCGCGAGGACGGCTACGTCGCCGTCGCGGAGACGGAGGTGGTGGAGTACGAACTCACCGAGGAGGGCCGCGAGTACGTCGCGGACGGCCTGCCCGAGGTGCGCCTCTACCGCGCCGCCGTCGAAGCGGGCGCCGCCGACGACCCGGTGTCGATGGGGCAGGTCATCGGCGCCTCGGGCCTCGGCGGCCCGGAGGTGGACATCGCCCTCGCCAACTTCGGACGGAAGGGCTACGGCGCCATCGACGCCGGCGAACTCTCGGCCGACGCGGACGCGGACGCCGAGAGCGACCCCGAAGCGACGGTGCTGGTCGCCCTCGCGGACGGCGAGGATGTCGACGACGCCGACGAAGAAACGCTTGAGCAACTCGTCTCGCGCAACCTCGTCGACCGGCGCGAAGAGACGGTCCGCTCGGTGACAGTCACCGACGAGGGCGTGACGCTCCTCATGGAGGGCGTCGAGGCGGCGGAGACGGTGGACCGCCTCACCCCCGAGATGCTCACGTCTGGAGAGTGGGAAGACGTCGAGTTCACCGAGTACAACGTCGAAGCCGACGCGCCCGAGGCGCGCGGCGGCAAGACGCACATCCTCAGACAGACCGCTGACAGAGTAAAGGACGTCCTGGTCGGCATGGGCTTTCAGGAGATGGAGGGGCCGCACGCCGACGCGGACTTCTGGATCAACGACTGCCTGTTCATGCCGCAGGATCACCCCGCCAGAACCCACTGGGACCGCTTCGCCCTCGACGTGCCGCCCATCGAGGAGTTGCCCGAGGACTTGGTGGACAGAGTCGAGGACGCCCACCGCCGCGGCGTCGGTCCGGACGGCGACGGCTACCACTCGCCGTGGTCGGAGGACTTCTCGCGCGCCATCGCCCTGCGCGGGCACACCACCTCGCTGTCGATGCGCTACCTCTCGGGGCACGAGGTGGGCGAGTTGGAGCCTCCCCAGCGGTATTTCTCCGTCGAGAAGGTGTACCGCAACGACACTCTGGACCCGACGCACCTCCTCGAGTTCTACCAGATAGAGGGCTGGGTGATGGCCGACGACCTCTCGGTGCGCGACCTGATGGGCACCTTCGAGGAGTTCTACGCGCAGTTCGGCATCACGGACATCCAGTTCAAACCGCACTACAACCCCTACACGGAGCCGTCCTTCGAGTTATTCGGGCGGCACCCCGAGACGGGCGAACTGATAGAAATCGGTAATTCGGGTATGTTCCGCGACGAGGTGCTCGAACCGCTCGGCGTGGAGTGTGACGTGATGGCATGGGGTCTCGCCCTCGAACGACTGCTGATGCTCATGTACGGCTTCGACGATATCCGCGACGTGCACGGGACGATGTCCGACATCGAACTGCTGCGGGAGACGGAGGTGCTGAAGTAA
- a CDS encoding amphi-Trp domain-containing protein, with the protein MVNKTLNAEKLSREETADRLRALADAIEGDDDADVRVGNKQITLRPRSTVGYEVGVRERSSVLRGSRESVTVTMEWKARKD; encoded by the coding sequence ATGGTCAACAAGACGCTCAACGCGGAGAAACTCTCGCGAGAGGAGACGGCCGACCGACTGCGGGCGCTCGCGGACGCCATCGAGGGCGACGACGACGCCGACGTTCGCGTCGGGAACAAGCAGATAACGCTCCGTCCGCGGTCCACCGTCGGCTACGAAGTCGGCGTGCGCGAGCGGTCGTCCGTGCTCCGCGGCAGTCGCGAGAGCGTGACCGTGACGATGGAGTGGAAGGCGCGCAAGGACTGA